One part of the Anopheles merus strain MAF chromosome 3L, AmerM5.1, whole genome shotgun sequence genome encodes these proteins:
- the LOC121599834 gene encoding polyadenylate-binding protein-like — MFMHRTHRINRSVGERNYLRPSYTLSSQTGPKSSGTSKENPPTDNDTQVYVKDFPANFTASELRNLFMKFGCITSHRIIMRDGKSRGFGFVNFKLEEDAVKAVAVLHGKHQFPNGKRLHATVVQKNVLYVKHLPEDVTRKQLLQLFATQGSVKYANLVMDERGIDRGYPSGMATVCFHKSEHAALAIANLNGARVLGNRLTVEYVKTKSELRKEKFDIYFKPDDSSTRATTLNDVSPLPLAPTSDDAAREKQSFAIRLSAAVRGVFPEKREQIVQLLLEFDNAQLSLMLDQPNLLKQKVEAAERLIAEVESASIARLRLL; from the exons atgttTATGCATCGTACCCACCGTATCAACCGTTCCGTTGGAGAGCGGAATTATCTCAGACCATCCTACACTTTGTCTTCCCAAACCGGCCCCAAAAGTAGCGGAACTTCGAAAG AAAATCCCCCCACTGATAACGATACGCAGGTGTATGTGAAGGATTTCCCAGCAAACTTTACAGCCTCGGAGCTGCGTAACCTGTTCATGAAGTTTGGCTGCATCACCAGCCATCGCATCATCATGCGGGATGGCAAAAGTCGTGGCTTTGGCTTTGTCAACTTCAAGCTCGAAGAAGATGCGGTGAAAGCGGTGGCGGTGCTGCACGGCAAGCACCAGTTTCCGAACGGGAAGCGTCTTCACGCGACGGTGGTGCAGAAAAATGTGCTGTACGTTAAGCATCTTCCCGAAGATGTAACACGGAAGCAGCTGCTCCAGCTGTTCGCGACGCAGGGCAGCGTTAAGTACGCGAACTTGGTAATGGACGAGCGCGGCATCGACCGGGGCTACCCGTCGGGCATGGCCACCGTCTGCTTCCACAAGTCCGAACATGCTGCTCTTGCGATCGCGAACCTAAATGGTGCCCGCGTGCTAGGGAATCGTCTAACGGTGGAATACGTGAAAACGAAGAGCGAACTGCGGAAGGAAAAGTTTGACATCTACTTTAAACCAGATGATTCGTCCACCCGTGCAACCACACTGAACGATGTGTCTCCCCTTCCTCTCG CTCCGACGTCGGACGATGCCGCACGCGAGAAACAATCGTTTGCCATCCGGTTGAGTGCGGCTGTGCGAGGCGTTTTTCCAGAGAAACGTGAACAGATCGTACAACTACTGCTCGAGTTTGATAATGCGCAGCTGTCCTTGATGCTGGACCAGCCGAATTTGCTCAAGCAGAAGGTGGAGGCCGCCGAACGCCTTATTGCAGAGGTAGAGTCAGCGTCAATTGCGCGACTACGGCTTCTGTAA